A DNA window from Alligator mississippiensis isolate rAllMis1 chromosome 11, rAllMis1, whole genome shotgun sequence contains the following coding sequences:
- the PLEKHO2 gene encoding pleckstrin homology domain-containing family O member 2 isoform X3, which translates to MKALNEGINRGKNKVFDEVKVDESLSLEHVTRGRAKLGQGRRPPTRSHLKEVAKCTSDGILRLDLDEVDNGPPDSTLPISNSANNVPPKETPKPPMPPAKPSVVPEKENADDNVADPEVKKPLSPPLPPAKKFKETTSSTDDLRSKDEESVGKEERAEGSTSSRGSKENLTELSDKGTAAAPIPPPKILSDKLKVSWDESSHDPESTEELKPSEGGSQEHLAEAVLPDTEKPPVPPKILSEKLRATMDPSQRRSLEDEDASVQESDNSKPSVEEAEDGEEAEPPPQEGEGEEGSKEASEEEEEETSLDAGTNQDNVKVSSPEKMPLGQLAKDASPLKLRCAPPGDLLPESKNAQKALVDGGSPEEAHHDLAEMEERVASEKEKTEKLLEKVLQAELNPTQDGNGPPVIAKTILSEAVEQLRQASQVLQEIKDFEELSKEPTEKEKEKRKELVTLYRRSVP; encoded by the exons ATGAAAGCCCTCAACGAGGGGATCAACAGAGGCAAAAACAAAGTATTCGATGAG GTGAAGGTAGACGAGAGCCTTTCCCTGGAACACGTGACTCGGGGCAGAGCAAAGCTGGGCCAAGGGCGAAGACCGCCCACCAGAAGTCATCTCAAGGAG GTGGCCAAGTGTACGTCTGATGGCATCCTGAGGCTCGATCTGGATGAAGTGGACAACGGCCCTCCAGACTCGACCTTGCCCATCAGTAACAGTGCCAACAACGTGCCTCCTAAAGAAACGCCAAAGCCACCGATGCCTCCTGCGAAACCCAGTGTCGTGCCTGAGAAGGAGAATGCAGATGACAACGTGGCCGATCCAGAGGTTAAAAAGCCCCTGTCgcctcccctgccaccagccaAGAAGTTTAAAGAAACAACTTCATCCACCGATGATCTGCGCTCCAAGGATGAGGAGTCCGTCGGTAAAGAGGAGCGTGCCGAGGGATCGACATCCTCCAGGGGCAGCAAGGAAAACCTCACGGAGCTCAGCGACAAAGGCACAGCCGCCGCTCCCATCCCTCCTCCTAAGATCTTATCAGACAAGCTGAAAGTGAGCTGGGATGAATCATCCCACGACCCTGAAAGCACGGAAGAACTCAAACCCTCGGAAGGGGGCAGTCAGGAACACCTTGCTGAAGCGGTCCTGCCAGATACCGAAAAGCCTCCAGTCCCTCCTAAGATTTTGTCAGAAAAATTGAGGGCAACCATGGATCCCAGCCAGAGGAGAAGTTTAGAAGATGAGGATGCAAGTGTCCAGGAGTCTGACAACTCCAAACCCTCCGTGGAGGAGGCTGAGGATGGTGAAGAAGCAGAACCCCCCCCTCAGGAAGGTGAAGGGGAAGAAGGCAGCAAGGAAGCCTccgaagaggaggaggaagagacttCCTTAGATGCAGGAACAAACCAAGACAACGTTAAGGTATCTAGTCCAGAGAAAATGCCGCTAGGCCAGCTTGCAAAGGACGCTTCTCCTCTCAAGCTCCGCTGTGCTCCTCCGGGAGATCTGCTGCCTGAGTCAAAAAATGCACAGAAAGCACTTGTGGATGGGGGTTCCCCCGAGGAGGCCCACCACGACCTGGCGGAAATGGAGGAGAGAGTGGCGAGTGAAAAGGAAAAGACCGAAAAACTGCTGGAGAAGGTTTTGCAGGCGGAGCTGAACCCGACGCAGGATGGGAATGGCCCTCCGGTGATTGCCAAGACGATCCTCAGCGAGGCGGTGGAGCAGCTCCGGCAAGCATCACAAGTCTTGCAGGAGATCAAAGATTTTGAAGAACTGAGCAAGGAGCCCAccgagaaggagaaagagaagcgAAAGGAGCTAGTGACTCTGTATAGGAGAAGCGTTCCCTGA